From a single Bdellovibrionota bacterium genomic region:
- a CDS encoding MarC family protein has translation MFAGVSTEFLLVSIVSLFTIVNPLGATPFFLAHTSNLGKKERNSIARRASVACFLVLVFFALAGKVLFELMGITIPAFRIAGGILVGMSALDMVKGANVRSRTLPEEQEEALAKSDISIIPLAIPLLSGPGAISTVMVLMARGRSWNQDAVILGIVFLVSVSTYLILVHSSYLLRIIGPSGVRVMNRLMGLMLAAISVQFVINGLKDIVPELVGSIHRGR, from the coding sequence ATGTTCGCGGGTGTTTCCACAGAATTTCTTCTCGTCTCGATCGTCTCGCTTTTCACGATCGTCAATCCATTGGGGGCGACCCCTTTCTTTCTGGCTCACACGTCAAACCTTGGGAAAAAAGAACGAAATTCAATCGCTCGGAGAGCGAGCGTAGCTTGCTTTCTGGTGCTCGTTTTCTTCGCTCTGGCGGGTAAAGTCCTTTTTGAATTGATGGGAATTACGATCCCGGCTTTTCGTATCGCCGGAGGAATTTTGGTCGGTATGTCCGCTCTAGATATGGTGAAAGGAGCGAATGTTCGTAGCCGAACTCTTCCGGAAGAGCAGGAAGAAGCGCTGGCAAAAAGCGACATTTCGATCATTCCGTTGGCGATCCCCTTGCTTTCAGGTCCCGGGGCTATTTCCACGGTGATGGTACTTATGGCCCGCGGAAGGAGCTGGAACCAGGATGCGGTCATTCTGGGAATCGTGTTTCTCGTGAGCGTGTCGACCTATCTAATCCTGGTGCACTCATCGTATCTGTTGCGGATCATCGGGCCGTCGGGAGTTCGCGTGATGAACCGTCTCATGGGACTGATGTTGGCCGCGATTTCCGTCCAATTTGTGATCAATGGTCTCAAGGACATCGTCCCCGAGCTGGTCGGTTCGATTCACCGCGGACGCTGA
- the moaA gene encoding GTP 3',8-cyclase MoaA encodes MAIRDRYQRPLQSLRISVTDRCNLRCQYCMPEEEYRWVPRDEILQFEEISVLVDCFLDLGVDKIRITGGDPLVRRDVAELVRMLRGKAGIVDIALTTNGVLLAEQAAALKAAGLDRVTISLDTLRPDRFKKIAGRDSHANVLEGLRTARGTGFVSLKINSVIILGLNDDEIVPLIEFAKQMKAEVRFIEYMDVGGATRWSIDQVVPRKEILRRLRRHYGSVEPVEGDSSAPAGRFRLPDGTTFGVIASVTEPFCRSCDRSRLTADGVWYPCLYATHGIDLRNMLRGGASSNVLRNAIARRWENRTDRGAEQRLATAERGPLFDLDRLRRDPHLEMHTRGG; translated from the coding sequence ATGGCGATTAGGGACCGATATCAACGGCCGCTCCAGAGCCTTCGAATCTCCGTCACCGATCGGTGCAATCTTCGGTGCCAGTATTGCATGCCGGAGGAGGAATACCGTTGGGTCCCGCGGGACGAAATTCTGCAATTCGAGGAAATCTCGGTTTTGGTGGACTGTTTCTTGGATCTCGGCGTCGACAAGATCCGGATAACGGGAGGGGACCCGCTGGTGCGCCGAGACGTGGCCGAGCTTGTCCGAATGCTTCGAGGGAAGGCGGGAATCGTCGATATCGCCTTGACGACCAACGGCGTTCTTCTTGCTGAACAAGCGGCGGCTTTAAAAGCCGCCGGTCTCGACCGCGTTACCATCAGCCTCGATACGCTTCGCCCAGACCGATTCAAAAAGATCGCCGGCCGCGATAGCCACGCCAACGTGTTGGAGGGCCTGCGAACCGCCCGGGGGACCGGTTTTGTTTCCCTGAAGATCAACAGCGTGATCATCCTAGGCCTCAATGACGACGAAATCGTGCCCCTTATCGAATTCGCCAAGCAGATGAAAGCCGAGGTTCGTTTTATCGAGTATATGGATGTTGGGGGCGCCACCCGATGGTCGATCGACCAAGTGGTCCCGCGCAAGGAGATTCTCCGGCGATTGCGCCGGCACTACGGGTCGGTCGAGCCGGTGGAGGGAGATTCCTCCGCCCCCGCCGGAAGATTTCGGCTTCCGGACGGGACAACCTTCGGCGTCATCGCCTCGGTGACCGAGCCGTTCTGCCGCTCTTGTGACCGCAGTCGTCTGACGGCCGACGGCGTTTGGTACCCCTGTCTGTACGCCACGCACGGAATCGACCTGCGAAATATGCTCCGTGGAGGGGCGTCTTCAAATGTTTTGCGTAACGCTATCGCACGAAGATGGGAGAACCGAACGGATCGAGGGGCCGAACAACGACTGGCGACGGCGGAACGAGGTCCTCTCTTCGACTTGGATCGCCTTCGCCGCGACCCGCACCTTGAAATGCACACACGCGGCGGCTGA
- a CDS encoding YggS family pyridoxal phosphate-dependent enzyme: MQLPSAGEPQVLTPAARRILEIRQKIARAAEKTGRDPLSIRLIASSRGLMVDPVLDAVNAGIRELCEEYLPEGITKRPPVDHRVPGITWHFVGELPPQKIHLAVEFFEWIHSVDRITTIRSLSEAVAAKGKKELKLLVEVNPLGKRKRMGASPEEVPFLIEAVQRIPGVRLMGLSMKNESAFSAKESVEAFRAMEKLRNEFLNKGVLPTQAIDLAMGSSRDFEEAISRGATIVRLGKAVFGTRAEQQWADEGWES; the protein is encoded by the coding sequence ATGCAACTTCCGTCCGCAGGCGAACCTCAAGTCCTGACTCCGGCCGCGCGCCGGATTCTCGAGATTCGCCAAAAAATCGCCCGCGCGGCCGAAAAAACCGGGCGAGATCCCCTCTCCATTCGACTTATAGCCTCCAGCCGCGGGCTCATGGTGGATCCGGTACTGGATGCGGTGAACGCCGGAATCCGCGAGCTTTGCGAGGAGTACTTGCCCGAAGGGATCACCAAACGGCCGCCGGTGGATCACCGGGTCCCCGGGATCACGTGGCATTTCGTCGGTGAACTGCCTCCGCAGAAAATTCATTTGGCCGTGGAGTTTTTCGAGTGGATTCATTCGGTGGATCGAATCACGACGATTCGTTCGCTGTCCGAGGCCGTGGCGGCAAAAGGGAAAAAGGAGCTGAAGCTTCTGGTTGAAGTGAACCCCTTGGGAAAGCGGAAGCGGATGGGCGCCTCGCCCGAGGAGGTTCCGTTTCTGATCGAGGCTGTTCAAAGGATCCCCGGTGTTCGGTTAATGGGGCTCTCCATGAAGAACGAATCGGCATTTTCGGCGAAGGAATCCGTGGAGGCGTTTCGCGCCATGGAAAAACTGCGAAACGAATTTCTGAACAAAGGAGTTCTCCCAACGCAGGCGATCGATTTAGCCATGGGGAGTTCCCGTGACTTTGAGGAGGCGATCAGCCGTGGGGCCACGATTGTTCGGTTGGGGAAAGCTGTCTTTGGAACGCGTGCAGAGCAACAGTGGGCGGATGAGGGGTGGGAATCCTAG
- a CDS encoding RNA-binding protein, whose protein sequence is MNKKLYVGNLPFSADENALRELFAGEGRKVASSQIISDRQTGRSRGFGFVEMETEEDAEKAIAALNGKEWEGRALVVNEAREKGPGEGRGPQRSGGGFGRGGGRPGRGGSGGGDRY, encoded by the coding sequence GTGAATAAGAAACTGTACGTGGGAAATCTCCCTTTCAGCGCAGACGAAAATGCGCTTCGAGAATTGTTCGCGGGCGAAGGACGAAAAGTGGCATCCTCTCAAATCATCAGCGACCGGCAGACGGGCCGATCCCGCGGTTTCGGTTTCGTGGAGATGGAGACGGAAGAAGACGCCGAAAAGGCGATTGCCGCTCTCAACGGAAAGGAATGGGAAGGGCGGGCGCTGGTCGTGAACGAAGCCCGGGAAAAGGGCCCCGGCGAGGGTCGCGGCCCGCAACGTTCCGGTGGTGGATTCGGTCGCGGGGGCGGGCGGCCCGGCCGAGGCGGTTCCGGCGGTGGAGACCGATACTAA
- a CDS encoding protein kinase, with protein MNEAGTVESREREAEWIGPYRVIGVLRRGVTFHVASESGNSSFVLKRPDGISRRKIRKRVSRLTSIQQPSLARVMGLLEEDGIVYTWREFIPGTPLSIVIRTLAAGDAFAATSKLLQIADGLSALHDKGMAHGNLHPGNLILSNEGRLVIVDSPESAFPPAWWPKMNDSRAIYLSPEQLRGYRPTPRSDLFAAGVIYHELCYGRYPFPGEGWLNEIRAIWSAEPADEIYKIMGATPKVRRVLQRLLQKRPVRRYASASELLEALDGPKRVRTAGWPRFRTPFRALRASVQTGADFALTPFSRLPVAKLVAAGTLLSAFIFGISLL; from the coding sequence ATGAACGAGGCGGGGACGGTCGAGAGCAGGGAACGGGAAGCGGAATGGATCGGCCCGTACCGTGTGATCGGCGTCCTTCGAAGGGGCGTGACGTTTCATGTCGCCTCGGAGAGTGGGAATTCGAGCTTCGTATTAAAACGCCCGGATGGGATCTCTCGAAGAAAAATCCGAAAACGGGTTTCTCGGTTAACGTCGATCCAACAGCCTTCCTTGGCCCGAGTAATGGGGCTTCTGGAGGAAGATGGGATCGTATACACCTGGCGTGAGTTCATTCCGGGTACGCCGCTCTCGATTGTCATCCGAACGCTGGCGGCAGGCGACGCTTTTGCGGCGACATCCAAGCTCCTCCAAATCGCCGACGGTCTCAGCGCGCTCCACGACAAGGGGATGGCGCACGGGAATCTCCACCCCGGCAATTTGATCCTGTCGAACGAAGGAAGGCTCGTCATCGTGGATAGCCCGGAGTCGGCCTTTCCGCCGGCTTGGTGGCCCAAAATGAACGATTCGCGCGCGATTTATCTTTCTCCGGAACAGCTTCGGGGTTACCGCCCGACCCCTCGAAGCGATCTTTTCGCAGCCGGCGTGATCTATCATGAATTGTGCTACGGCCGTTATCCGTTCCCGGGAGAAGGCTGGCTCAACGAAATCCGAGCCATCTGGTCCGCCGAACCGGCCGACGAGATATACAAGATCATGGGAGCGACGCCCAAAGTTCGCAGGGTGTTGCAAAGATTGCTGCAGAAAAGACCGGTTCGGCGCTACGCGAGCGCCTCCGAACTTCTCGAGGCTCTGGACGGTCCGAAGAGAGTTCGCACGGCCGGTTGGCCGCGCTTTCGAACCCCTTTCCGCGCGCTTCGCGCTTCGGTCCAGACCGGAGCCGATTTCGCGCTGACGCCGTTTTCGCGTCTTCCTGTGGCGAAGCTCGTCGCGGCGGGAACACTCCTCTCCGCTTTCATCTTTGGAATTTCCCTCCT
- a CDS encoding phosphoribosylamine--glycine ligase — protein sequence MPNGAPKKFLFVSDDGLIHDLAWVVRKEGNEVRYYIHAKSEKTVADGFVDKTENLEESILWADVIVFDDVGFGAQADKLRKAGKLVVGGSVYGDRLEHDRDFGQEEMKAVGMTTLTSLDFQTFDDAIAYVRANPNRYVVKPSGKAQNDKVLSFVGQEDQGEDIVTILEHYKKTWGGKIKSFQLQKYAAGVEVAVGAFFNGNDFILPVNVNFEHKRMFNDEVGPSTGEMGTSMFWSGENQLYRTTLGRMTAKLREAKYVGYIDVNCIVNGRGIYPLEFTSRFGYPTINIQIEGILSRWSDFLRALAAGENFALRAKKGFQVGVVIAVPPFPFTDRDTFEKYSGDAPIIFKKPMTEGLHPGDVKIVDNEWVLAGSSGYALVVTGSGSTMEASRKEAYNRVHNILIPNMFYRTDIGERWARESDLLHTWGYLT from the coding sequence ATGCCCAACGGGGCGCCGAAGAAATTTCTCTTCGTTTCCGACGACGGCCTTATCCACGACCTGGCGTGGGTTGTACGCAAGGAAGGAAACGAAGTCCGCTATTACATCCACGCGAAATCTGAAAAGACGGTTGCGGACGGGTTTGTCGACAAGACCGAGAATCTGGAGGAATCGATTCTTTGGGCCGACGTGATCGTCTTTGACGACGTCGGTTTCGGCGCCCAGGCGGACAAACTTCGAAAGGCGGGAAAGTTGGTCGTCGGCGGGTCGGTTTACGGCGATCGCCTGGAGCACGACCGCGATTTCGGCCAGGAGGAAATGAAAGCGGTCGGAATGACGACGCTGACCTCCCTTGATTTCCAGACCTTTGATGACGCGATCGCGTACGTGAGAGCCAATCCCAACCGTTATGTCGTGAAACCGAGCGGCAAAGCACAGAACGACAAGGTCCTCTCGTTCGTGGGCCAGGAAGACCAGGGCGAGGACATTGTTACGATTCTGGAACATTACAAGAAGACTTGGGGGGGAAAGATCAAGAGTTTCCAGCTTCAGAAATACGCCGCCGGCGTCGAAGTGGCCGTCGGCGCTTTTTTCAACGGCAATGATTTCATCCTCCCGGTCAACGTGAACTTCGAACACAAACGGATGTTCAACGACGAGGTCGGACCGTCGACGGGTGAAATGGGAACGTCGATGTTCTGGTCCGGTGAAAACCAGCTCTATCGAACCACGCTGGGCCGAATGACGGCCAAACTTCGAGAGGCTAAATACGTTGGGTACATCGACGTGAACTGTATCGTGAACGGGCGGGGGATCTATCCGCTCGAGTTCACCAGCCGTTTCGGTTACCCGACGATCAACATTCAGATCGAGGGGATCCTCTCCCGGTGGAGCGATTTTCTCCGCGCGCTTGCTGCCGGCGAGAATTTTGCTCTTCGGGCGAAGAAGGGATTCCAGGTCGGCGTCGTGATCGCCGTGCCGCCGTTTCCGTTCACCGACCGAGACACGTTTGAGAAATACTCCGGTGACGCGCCGATCATTTTCAAGAAGCCGATGACCGAAGGGCTCCATCCGGGGGACGTAAAGATCGTGGACAATGAGTGGGTTTTGGCGGGAAGCAGCGGTTATGCGCTGGTCGTGACCGGTTCCGGCTCAACGATGGAAGCGTCCCGGAAGGAAGCGTACAACCGCGTTCACAATATTCTGATCCCCAATATGTTTTATCGCACGGACATCGGCGAGCGCTGGGCTCGCGAGAGCGACCTGCTCCACACGTGGGGTTATTTGACCTGA
- a CDS encoding nitroreductase family protein — protein sequence MEKPAPTEFPVHDLIRRRWSPRAIDPTRLVEREKLLVLLEAARWAPSCFNEQPWHYLVFEPSNAAVLEEARSCLVEGNRWAKSAPVLLLSVAKETFTRNGKPNRHAHHDVGLASENLVLQAVDVGLTAHQMAGFDAEKARQLFGIPEGFTPMAMIALGYAPDPQSLADDVRKREEEPRTRKPMIEWAHDGHWSKPMNMK from the coding sequence ATGGAAAAACCCGCGCCGACGGAGTTCCCGGTTCACGATCTGATTCGCCGGCGGTGGAGTCCGCGGGCGATCGATCCGACGCGGCTTGTTGAGCGCGAAAAGCTTCTGGTTCTTTTGGAGGCTGCCCGTTGGGCGCCTTCCTGTTTCAACGAACAACCCTGGCATTATTTAGTATTCGAACCCTCGAATGCGGCTGTGCTTGAGGAGGCCCGCTCTTGTCTTGTGGAAGGGAATCGATGGGCCAAAAGCGCGCCGGTACTTCTTTTGTCCGTCGCCAAAGAGACCTTCACTCGAAACGGCAAACCCAATCGACATGCGCACCACGATGTCGGCTTGGCCTCCGAAAACCTGGTGCTTCAGGCGGTGGATGTGGGGCTGACGGCCCATCAAATGGCCGGGTTCGACGCCGAAAAGGCGCGTCAATTATTCGGGATTCCCGAAGGGTTCACGCCGATGGCCATGATTGCGCTGGGTTACGCGCCAGATCCTCAATCGTTGGCGGATGACGTTCGGAAACGAGAAGAAGAACCTCGTACGCGAAAGCCGATGATCGAATGGGCGCACGACGGCCATTGGTCGAAGCCGATGAACATGAAATAG
- a CDS encoding DUF1207 domain-containing protein translates to MADSSDVSAFPRGHLFLPLLADPKQPQFRLSTWWVDTSAPLDVGGFAVFGETFGLMRLQNEPSNSAFQIEVAGGVFAQFDLASPSSDLINADYTGGLPITYRKENFSARFRVYHQSSHLGDEFLINQNPARINLSYEAIEILGAYDVGGFRFYGGGEYFVRTDPDDVDPGVIHLGVEYRHGTPFARFTENTAGRWVGGVDLRMWQEDDFIPAVSFKGGMEIGPESNPEEKERYLRVLFEFYRGISPHGQFFLQDVHVLGVGMGLQIGL, encoded by the coding sequence GTGGCGGATTCTTCAGATGTCTCCGCGTTTCCCCGGGGGCATTTATTTCTTCCGCTTTTGGCCGACCCGAAACAGCCTCAGTTTCGGCTGAGCACCTGGTGGGTAGATACGTCGGCGCCGCTGGATGTCGGAGGCTTTGCCGTTTTCGGCGAGACATTCGGATTGATGAGGCTTCAAAACGAGCCGTCGAATTCGGCGTTTCAGATTGAAGTGGCCGGAGGGGTTTTCGCCCAGTTCGATCTCGCATCGCCCTCGTCGGACTTGATCAATGCGGACTATACTGGCGGGCTTCCGATCACTTATCGGAAGGAGAATTTTTCGGCCCGGTTTCGCGTATACCACCAAAGTTCACACTTAGGGGATGAGTTCCTCATCAATCAGAATCCGGCACGAATTAACTTAAGTTACGAGGCGATCGAAATTCTCGGCGCGTACGATGTAGGTGGTTTCCGGTTCTACGGCGGAGGTGAATATTTCGTGCGTACCGATCCGGACGATGTGGACCCGGGTGTCATTCATCTTGGCGTGGAATACAGGCATGGAACCCCGTTCGCTCGTTTCACGGAAAACACGGCCGGAAGGTGGGTAGGGGGTGTCGATCTCAGAATGTGGCAAGAAGACGATTTCATTCCCGCCGTCAGCTTCAAAGGGGGCATGGAGATCGGCCCCGAGAGTAACCCGGAAGAAAAAGAACGGTACCTCCGAGTCCTCTTTGAATTTTATCGAGGCATTTCGCCCCACGGACAATTCTTCCTCCAGGACGTCCACGTCCTCGGCGTCGGAATGGGCTTACAGATCGGACTCTGA
- a CDS encoding AI-2E family transporter, whose product MRVQNTERIFFGVLFILVLYFTYQTMRPFLPGIIWAAMLVVVFSSSYERVRRAFGGRRLLSAILMSTVITAFIVTPIVFALIKVSQGVFLFYQWVEAKIASGAFDPGLLLNRFPNLASVFSWLGRTDPQDLNLQEWSGSVAKAVGKLLSGTTNVLAGLVGNVFTLVVFYFTAIVLFHHSHKIVLSIRRFLPIDEEEKDRTFRAVRDVTRAVFYGILVTALVQGLLATIGFAVVGLSRAVMLGAMTFMVSLIPGGTMLVWGPAVVYLFATGAAWWKPILLLIWSVGVVSTADNFIRPIFISRSVELPVILVFFGVLGGLLAFGLIGLFLGPVVLTVFLLLLDVIGRDLARSEKASP is encoded by the coding sequence ATGCGCGTCCAAAACACCGAGCGGATCTTTTTCGGCGTTCTATTTATCCTCGTCCTTTATTTCACGTACCAAACGATGCGTCCGTTTCTCCCGGGAATTATCTGGGCCGCGATGCTGGTGGTCGTTTTTTCCTCCTCCTATGAAAGAGTTCGACGGGCCTTCGGGGGGCGTCGGTTGTTGTCCGCTATCCTCATGAGCACTGTGATTACGGCTTTTATCGTGACGCCGATCGTATTTGCATTGATCAAAGTAAGCCAAGGGGTATTTCTCTTTTATCAATGGGTGGAAGCTAAGATCGCGTCGGGCGCATTCGATCCGGGATTGCTTCTAAACCGGTTCCCGAATCTGGCATCGGTGTTCAGTTGGCTCGGCCGAACCGATCCACAAGATCTCAATCTTCAGGAATGGAGCGGTTCCGTCGCCAAGGCCGTGGGGAAACTGTTGAGCGGGACCACAAACGTCCTGGCCGGTTTGGTGGGAAACGTCTTTACGCTGGTTGTGTTTTATTTCACGGCGATCGTTCTTTTTCATCACTCCCATAAGATCGTGCTGTCTATCCGGCGATTTCTGCCGATCGATGAAGAGGAAAAAGATCGGACGTTTCGTGCCGTGCGTGACGTCACACGCGCGGTTTTTTACGGAATTCTAGTCACCGCGTTGGTCCAGGGACTCTTGGCGACCATCGGCTTCGCGGTGGTCGGACTCTCTCGGGCGGTTATGCTCGGCGCGATGACGTTTATGGTGTCACTCATCCCCGGTGGAACGATGTTGGTTTGGGGCCCGGCGGTGGTCTATTTGTTTGCTACAGGCGCGGCGTGGTGGAAGCCGATTCTCCTACTGATCTGGAGTGTGGGAGTGGTTTCGACGGCCGATAATTTCATTCGACCGATCTTCATCAGTCGCAGCGTCGAGCTTCCGGTGATCTTGGTCTTCTTCGGCGTACTTGGAGGACTGTTGGCGTTCGGTTTAATCGGTCTCTTCCTGGGACCGGTGGTCCTCACGGTTTTTCTTCTCTTGTTGGATGTGATCGGACGGGATCTTGCGAGGTCGGAAAAGGCTTCCCCCTAA
- the efp gene encoding elongation factor P, whose product MIAKQLKVGMIVEYQKGLYRVLHTQIIAPGNWRAFVQAKLRNIVSGTQTETRFRTDEDLQRAVLDRKDVEFLYADGESYHVMDTQSYEQFHLTAELLGDAVRFLKPNMRFAVDSYEGRPVGVELPQTVTLKVVETDPFMKSATVTNSYKTAKLETGASIQVPGFISEGEMVEIDTATGEYLGKAK is encoded by the coding sequence ATGATCGCCAAACAGCTTAAAGTCGGGATGATCGTGGAGTACCAGAAGGGGCTCTACCGCGTTCTCCACACCCAAATTATCGCTCCGGGGAACTGGAGGGCGTTCGTTCAGGCTAAGCTTCGGAATATCGTGTCGGGCACACAAACCGAAACCCGCTTTCGGACGGATGAGGATCTTCAGCGGGCCGTGCTGGATCGCAAAGACGTTGAATTCCTTTACGCCGACGGGGAGAGCTATCACGTGATGGACACCCAATCGTACGAACAATTTCACTTGACGGCCGAGCTCTTGGGAGACGCCGTCAGGTTCCTAAAACCGAACATGCGATTTGCCGTCGATAGTTACGAGGGGAGACCCGTGGGTGTGGAGTTGCCTCAGACGGTAACCCTGAAAGTGGTGGAAACCGATCCTTTTATGAAGAGTGCGACAGTGACCAACTCCTACAAGACGGCCAAGTTGGAGACCGGAGCATCGATTCAAGTGCCCGGATTCATCTCTGAAGGGGAGATGGTCGAAATCGACACGGCTACCGGCGAGTATCTCGGAAAGGCCAAATAA
- a CDS encoding 2-dehydropantoate 2-reductase, which yields MRFVFLGVGGVGGYFASRLAQAGVDVAAVVRGAHREAIAKKGLRYTGFENAEVRIQTFDHVKAAGTFDVLVLGLKCTDLENALQSLEEHISSNVTFVTLQNGVDAEEICSGFFPKNEILGGVVYIDAKILEPGVLEVTSPGRLALGKWGAESSRSFQSILDAFQKSDVQVSSAPDIRLTKWKKLSWNAVFNPLCLLTRLTVGEIRKQPSLADLGHQISSEVMSVAQALGIRLAADYANRFFSAKDDQGSGILHTRTSMWSDFVAGKPTEIDFLNGAVVRHGASRKVPTPINQAIVTLVHALETSRTGSESDL from the coding sequence ATGAGATTCGTATTCTTGGGTGTCGGAGGCGTCGGCGGCTACTTCGCGTCAAGGCTGGCGCAGGCCGGTGTGGACGTTGCAGCTGTGGTCCGTGGCGCGCATAGGGAAGCGATTGCGAAAAAAGGATTGCGTTACACGGGATTTGAAAACGCGGAAGTTCGGATACAAACGTTCGATCACGTAAAAGCGGCCGGAACGTTCGACGTTCTTGTCCTCGGACTCAAATGCACGGATTTGGAGAACGCCCTCCAATCGCTCGAAGAACATATTTCTTCAAACGTCACCTTCGTTACGCTTCAGAACGGCGTGGACGCCGAAGAGATTTGCAGTGGGTTTTTCCCGAAAAACGAAATTCTTGGCGGCGTGGTTTATATCGACGCCAAGATCTTGGAGCCCGGCGTCCTTGAGGTGACGTCCCCCGGAAGATTGGCGTTGGGCAAATGGGGAGCCGAATCGAGCCGCTCATTCCAATCCATCCTCGATGCGTTTCAAAAAAGCGACGTGCAGGTTTCGTCGGCTCCCGACATTCGTCTGACCAAATGGAAAAAATTAAGCTGGAATGCCGTTTTCAATCCACTCTGTCTTCTGACCCGACTGACGGTGGGAGAGATCCGGAAGCAACCGTCTCTCGCCGACCTGGGGCATCAGATATCTTCCGAAGTCATGTCCGTGGCCCAAGCTCTCGGAATCCGTCTGGCGGCCGATTACGCAAATCGGTTCTTTTCCGCTAAAGACGATCAAGGCTCGGGCATCCTGCATACACGCACGTCGATGTGGTCCGATTTCGTGGCCGGAAAGCCGACCGAAATCGATTTTCTCAACGGCGCCGTCGTTCGCCACGGCGCAAGCCGCAAGGTCCCAACGCCTATCAATCAGGCCATCGTCACGCTCGTCCACGCGCTCGAAACGAGCCGGACCGGTTCAGAGTCCGATCTGTAA
- a CDS encoding biosynthetic peptidoglycan transglycosylase: MHRIKIVIAILALGSIGLVAYLIVRGVAEVGQLKHRYPVIHYNGAKEQPLVTLEKKRPASWVTIDQVSRSVVGAVLVSEDWAFYQHKGFDPKQIEESIKVNLKKKGLVRGASTITQQVARNVFLSHKKSLWRKFRELVLAMLLEREMTKRQILEVYMNVAEWGEGTYGISAASHLYFNEPPARLGAKEGAFLAMLLPSPKRYGVSFRQRMLTPHAGRTIHAILDKMVQAGYLSPAELENEELKPLAFEKPIGEEEMRLVDPKELQEEALPEIADDWY; encoded by the coding sequence ATGCACCGCATAAAAATCGTCATTGCCATCCTGGCATTAGGGAGCATCGGCTTGGTTGCGTATCTCATCGTGCGCGGCGTGGCGGAAGTCGGTCAGCTCAAACATCGGTATCCGGTCATTCATTATAACGGCGCGAAAGAACAGCCCCTGGTCACTCTGGAGAAGAAGCGTCCGGCATCCTGGGTTACGATCGACCAGGTCTCTCGTTCCGTCGTCGGTGCGGTTTTGGTGAGCGAGGACTGGGCCTTTTATCAACATAAAGGTTTCGATCCGAAACAGATCGAAGAGTCCATCAAGGTTAATCTGAAAAAAAAGGGGCTTGTTCGTGGCGCCAGCACGATTACGCAACAGGTCGCGCGCAACGTGTTCTTAAGTCACAAGAAGAGTCTTTGGCGCAAATTCCGGGAACTCGTTTTGGCGATGTTGTTGGAGCGGGAGATGACCAAGCGGCAGATCCTGGAGGTCTATATGAACGTCGCCGAATGGGGGGAAGGAACGTACGGAATATCGGCCGCGTCGCATCTGTATTTCAACGAGCCGCCGGCGCGGCTCGGCGCCAAGGAAGGGGCGTTCCTGGCCATGCTTCTGCCAAGCCCAAAACGGTACGGCGTTTCTTTCCGGCAACGAATGCTCACACCGCATGCCGGAAGAACGATCCACGCGATACTCGATAAAATGGTTCAGGCGGGCTACTTGAGTCCTGCCGAATTGGAAAATGAAGAGTTGAAACCGCTGGCTTTTGAAAAACCGATCGGAGAGGAAGAGATGCGATTGGTCGATCCCAAGGAGTTGCAGGAGGAGGCCCTACCGGAGATCGCGGATGACTGGTATTAG